The Collimonas fungivorans Ter331 genome has a segment encoding these proteins:
- a CDS encoding PRC-barrel domain-containing protein, with protein MSLNYEDRDTYGMYKIHSSDGPGPSLMGANTLVGNDVYNRQDESLGDIKEIMLDVQNGKVSYAVLSFGGFLGMGEKLFAVPWNALTLDPANKRFILDVGKERLKDAPGFDKDRWPDMADQSWTREIHAYYGTTPDLDDTRI; from the coding sequence ATGAGCCTCAATTATGAAGACCGTGACACTTACGGCATGTATAAAATCCATTCCAGCGACGGTCCTGGTCCAAGCTTGATGGGAGCTAACACGCTGGTCGGCAACGATGTCTATAACCGGCAGGATGAGAGTCTGGGCGACATCAAGGAAATCATGCTCGACGTGCAGAATGGAAAAGTATCTTACGCCGTACTGTCTTTCGGCGGTTTTCTTGGCATGGGAGAAAAATTGTTTGCCGTCCCCTGGAACGCGCTCACACTAGACCCAGCCAACAAGCGCTTCATCCTCGATGTGGGAAAGGAGCGACTGAAAGACGCCCCTGGTTTCGACAAGGATCGTTGGCCGGACATGGCGGATCAGAGCTGGACCCGGGAGATACATGCCTATTATGGGACGACTCCCGACTTGGATGACACGCGAATATAA
- a CDS encoding winged helix-turn-helix transcriptional regulator: MTTPHETCGTGGFSCGLDATLRIISGKWKPLVLFFLRDGPKRYGELKRLTQGVSNKVLIQQLKDLEADHVLVRTDYKEVPPRVDYALTPLGRSLADAIVPLCTWGTEHMAEMASIFAKRDTLP, from the coding sequence ATGACGACACCCCATGAAACCTGCGGTACCGGCGGCTTCTCCTGCGGGCTCGACGCCACGCTCCGCATCATCTCGGGCAAGTGGAAGCCGCTGGTCCTGTTTTTCCTGCGCGACGGCCCGAAGCGCTACGGCGAGCTCAAGCGGTTGACCCAGGGCGTCAGCAACAAGGTGCTGATCCAGCAGTTGAAGGATCTGGAAGCCGATCACGTGCTGGTGCGGACCGACTACAAGGAAGTACCGCCGCGCGTGGACTACGCGCTGACGCCGCTCGGCCGCAGCCTGGCTGACGCGATCGTCCCGCTGTGCACCTGGGGCACCGAGCACATGGCGGAAATGGCAAGCATCTTCGCCAAACGCGACACTTTGCCCTAG
- a CDS encoding NADPH-dependent F420 reductase: protein MSYAIIGFGNIGQALAKAFARNGIEVSVATTRNPESFASAAAAIGPAIIPKTLAEAVKADVVFLAVRFESHQDVAKALPNWQGKTIVDVTNAYGVPPEELGGQPSSKAVAQAFTGGRLVKGFNHLGAAVLDQDPAVHGGRRVVFLASDDGDAVAEISALAENLGFAPIKLGGLADGGLLVQARGNSWGQLIFKDLVKFD, encoded by the coding sequence ATGAGCTACGCAATTATCGGCTTCGGCAATATCGGCCAGGCCCTGGCCAAGGCGTTTGCCCGCAACGGCATCGAAGTATCCGTTGCCACCACGCGCAACCCGGAAAGCTTCGCATCCGCCGCGGCCGCGATCGGACCCGCGATCATTCCCAAAACGCTGGCGGAAGCGGTCAAGGCGGACGTCGTCTTTTTAGCGGTCCGTTTCGAGTCGCACCAGGATGTCGCAAAGGCGCTGCCCAACTGGCAGGGCAAGACTATCGTCGATGTGACCAATGCCTATGGCGTGCCCCCTGAGGAACTGGGTGGACAACCTTCTTCCAAGGCCGTCGCGCAGGCCTTCACTGGCGGACGGCTGGTCAAGGGCTTCAACCATTTGGGCGCTGCCGTCCTTGACCAAGATCCGGCCGTACATGGTGGCAGGAGAGTCGTATTCCTGGCGAGCGACGATGGCGACGCCGTAGCGGAAATTAGTGCGCTTGCGGAAAATCTCGGTTTCGCGCCGATCAAGCTTGGCGGGCTTGCGGACGGTGGACTGCTTGTGCAGGCGCGCGGAAATAGCTGGGGACAACTGATCTTTAAGGACCTGGTCAAGTTCGACTGA
- a CDS encoding SDR family NAD(P)-dependent oxidoreductase produces the protein MNRLNGKTAVITGGATGIGRAAAKRFIEEGAFVFIFGRRQEALDAAVAELGPNARAVKGSVSDLADLDRLYAAVKAERGTLDVVFANAGAGSQLALGKITAEHIDETFDTNVKGTIFTVQKALPLMGQGGSIILTGSSAGTTGAPAMSAYSASKAAVRNLARTWAEDLKGSGIRVNVLSPGATATELAKEALGEEGQKVFAAMTPLQRMADPAEIGAAAAFLASPDSSFMTASEVAVDGGLAQL, from the coding sequence ATGAACAGACTGAATGGAAAGACCGCCGTGATCACCGGTGGCGCTACCGGTATCGGCCGCGCCGCAGCAAAGCGCTTCATCGAGGAGGGCGCTTTCGTCTTCATCTTTGGCCGCCGGCAGGAAGCGCTCGACGCCGCTGTGGCCGAGCTCGGGCCTAATGCCCGTGCGGTGAAGGGCTCGGTCTCCGATCTGGCCGACCTCGACCGGCTCTACGCGGCGGTAAAGGCCGAGCGAGGAACCCTCGACGTCGTCTTCGCCAATGCCGGGGCGGGAAGCCAGCTTGCGCTCGGCAAGATCACCGCCGAGCACATTGACGAAACCTTCGACACCAATGTGAAGGGTACGATCTTCACGGTCCAGAAGGCGCTGCCGCTGATGGGCCAGGGCGGTTCGATCATCCTGACCGGATCCAGCGCCGGCACCACGGGCGCCCCGGCAATGAGTGCCTACAGTGCGAGCAAGGCGGCAGTGCGCAATCTCGCGCGGACCTGGGCGGAGGACCTGAAGGGAAGCGGCATCCGGGTAAACGTGCTGTCGCCCGGGGCGACAGCGACCGAACTCGCGAAGGAAGCGCTAGGCGAGGAGGGCCAGAAGGTGTTCGCCGCGATGACCCCGCTCCAGCGCATGGCCGATCCGGCGGAGATCGGCGCCGCGGCTGCCTTTCTGGCCTCGCCGGACAGCAGTTTCATGACCGCCAGCGAGGTCGCCGTTGACGGCGGCCTGGCGCAACTCTGA
- a CDS encoding DUF2252 family protein, whose product MKIPEPGDRKKELTARRNQKMARSLHAYMRGTTAHYYEWLNGQRSDLLPRGPDIWICGDCHLGNLGPLANASGQVDVQIRDFDQAVIGNPAYDLVRLAMSLAAAARGSMLPGIVTVHMLEHLMEGYEQALIQRGKRTVVQKPEEIKTAVRGADQRSWKKMAKQQVIDAQPAIPLGKNFWPLSQDEKNSLATLFESREVLHLIATLRSHEDDGKPKILDAAYWVKGCSSLGPLRYAVLLQTKGEKPCLIDIKEAVRALAPHAEDAVMPRDNARRVLDGARHLSPALGKRMAPHHLAGHSVFVRELLPQDLKLDIDQLHKEDAITMARYLAYVVGRSHASQMDMATRKEWRRELGLDRRKSLAAPSWLWSCVVKLIAHQETGYLEHCRKYVSGAETRP is encoded by the coding sequence ATGAAAATCCCCGAACCAGGCGATCGCAAAAAAGAATTAACGGCGCGCCGAAATCAGAAAATGGCGCGATCCTTGCACGCCTATATGCGAGGCACTACGGCGCACTATTACGAATGGTTAAATGGACAACGCAGCGATCTGCTGCCGCGTGGCCCGGATATCTGGATTTGCGGCGACTGCCACCTGGGCAATCTCGGACCTCTGGCGAACGCCAGCGGTCAGGTCGACGTGCAAATCCGCGATTTCGATCAGGCAGTCATCGGCAATCCGGCATATGACCTTGTCCGGCTGGCCATGTCGCTTGCCGCAGCTGCGCGCGGTTCCATGCTGCCGGGGATAGTTACCGTGCATATGCTTGAACATCTGATGGAAGGTTACGAACAAGCTCTTATCCAGCGCGGCAAGCGCACTGTCGTTCAAAAACCTGAGGAGATAAAGACCGCCGTACGGGGCGCCGACCAGCGCTCATGGAAAAAAATGGCAAAGCAGCAAGTCATCGATGCGCAACCCGCTATCCCCCTGGGCAAGAATTTCTGGCCGCTATCGCAGGATGAAAAAAATAGCCTGGCCACATTGTTCGAATCCAGGGAGGTACTGCATTTGATCGCCACCCTGAGGTCGCATGAAGATGACGGCAAGCCGAAGATACTGGATGCGGCGTACTGGGTAAAAGGTTGCAGCTCGTTGGGCCCCTTGCGTTATGCCGTATTATTGCAGACCAAAGGGGAAAAACCCTGCCTCATCGATATCAAGGAGGCGGTCCGGGCTTTGGCCCCCCACGCCGAGGATGCCGTAATGCCGCGCGATAATGCGCGGCGCGTATTGGACGGCGCCCGTCATCTGTCCCCGGCCTTGGGCAAGCGCATGGCTCCTCATCATTTGGCAGGGCACAGCGTATTTGTAAGAGAATTGCTGCCACAAGATCTCAAGCTGGACATCGATCAATTGCACAAAGAAGACGCTATCACGATGGCCCGTTACCTGGCCTATGTGGTCGGCCGGTCGCATGCAAGCCAGATGGACATGGCAACGCGCAAAGAATGGCGGCGCGAACTCGGACTTGATCGCAGAAAATCGCTTGCCGCGCCATCCTGGTTATGGAGTTGCGTTGTCAAGCTCATTGCGCATCAGGAGACCGGATATCTGGAGCACTGCCGCAAATATGTTTCAGGCGCCGAAACCAGACCTTGA
- a CDS encoding winged helix-turn-helix transcriptional regulator — MNVTTLPTGRHCRQVSEVLNRVGDKWSMQVIVVLRDQPRRFNDLRRQVNGISQQMLTRTLKVLERDGLVERTVRTTSPPQVDYALTPFGHSLSEPVRELAIWALANLDTLYDNRLRYDANNEANDDTNQA, encoded by the coding sequence ATGAATGTGACCACACTGCCCACCGGCCGTCACTGTCGCCAAGTGAGTGAAGTGCTCAACCGGGTCGGCGACAAATGGAGCATGCAGGTGATCGTGGTGCTGCGCGATCAGCCGCGCCGCTTTAACGATCTGCGGCGTCAGGTCAACGGGATTTCGCAACAGATGCTGACACGCACGCTAAAGGTGCTCGAGCGCGACGGCTTGGTCGAACGCACGGTGCGCACCACCTCGCCACCGCAGGTCGACTATGCCCTGACGCCATTCGGACATTCGCTTTCCGAACCGGTGCGGGAACTGGCCATATGGGCGCTCGCGAACTTGGATACCCTGTACGACAATCGGCTGCGCTACGACGCAAACAACGAAGCGAATGACGACACAAACCAAGCATGA
- a CDS encoding membrane protein: MSSIIFGRFQLQDDVHYAVSKLVQAGYPREAICSFYLNPAGQHDIYPIGGDRDKSPGAEKTDTGLAAGAAVGAGMGAGVGAAVVPVIGPVLGSLVGAHLGGLVGSLDATKDSRGKDAKDNDSRQEIRKSGMRVAVAVADDRQESAATALLKALGATDMERGNGTIADGDWRDFDPLSKPCYIDEKN; this comes from the coding sequence ATGTCATCAATCATTTTTGGAAGATTCCAGCTCCAGGACGATGTCCACTACGCTGTCTCTAAACTGGTGCAAGCCGGATATCCACGTGAGGCCATCTGCAGCTTCTATCTGAACCCGGCCGGCCAGCATGACATCTATCCTATCGGCGGCGATCGCGACAAATCGCCCGGCGCCGAAAAGACGGACACAGGACTTGCCGCAGGCGCGGCGGTCGGCGCAGGCATGGGCGCCGGCGTCGGCGCTGCGGTAGTCCCTGTCATTGGCCCGGTGCTGGGTTCTCTTGTCGGCGCGCATCTTGGCGGCTTGGTGGGTAGCCTGGATGCCACCAAGGATAGCCGCGGCAAGGATGCCAAAGACAACGATTCACGCCAGGAAATACGAAAATCCGGAATGCGCGTCGCAGTAGCAGTGGCCGACGATCGCCAGGAGAGCGCCGCGACTGCATTATTGAAGGCGCTGGGAGCCACCGACATGGAGCGCGGAAATGGCACAATTGCCGATGGAGACTGGCGTGACTTCGATCCCCTGTCCAAACCATGCTACATAGACGAAAAAAACTAA
- a CDS encoding DUF421 domain-containing protein: MEILEKIFGSSSDLTALQMSARAFLIFILTLFFLRLSGRRSLGHRSAFDLCITVLLGAVLSRAIVGASPMIPTLCAGATLVILHRVIAFACRESNYLDDIINGSARTLVYQGKIDRRQMRAGLITDADLFEAVQKKIGKKDLSNIEKVILERNGEMTVIPLAPGSSR, encoded by the coding sequence ATGGAAATTCTTGAAAAAATATTTGGTTCCTCCAGCGATCTCACCGCGCTTCAAATGTCGGCAAGAGCTTTCCTTATTTTTATCCTTACTCTTTTTTTCCTGCGTTTAAGCGGCAGACGCTCGCTAGGCCACAGAAGCGCATTTGATTTATGCATCACTGTACTTCTGGGAGCCGTATTGAGTCGCGCTATTGTCGGTGCTTCGCCAATGATCCCTACTCTATGTGCGGGGGCAACACTGGTGATTCTTCATAGAGTGATCGCCTTCGCATGCAGAGAATCGAATTATTTAGACGACATCATCAACGGCTCAGCCCGCACCCTTGTATATCAAGGAAAAATCGATCGGCGGCAGATGAGAGCCGGCTTGATTACAGACGCCGATTTGTTTGAAGCCGTTCAAAAAAAAATTGGGAAAAAGGATCTCTCAAACATTGAAAAAGTGATACTTGAACGTAATGGGGAAATGACAGTAATTCCTCTGGCGCCGGGATCCAGTCGATAG
- a CDS encoding glutathione binding-like protein yields the protein MILYYAPGACSQASHIALIEAEIPHRLVKVGRDRRTDDGADFNLINSKGYTPALDLGDGTILTENLAILVYIAEKSGKLLAKGGAERWRALEATTFMTTEIHRNFIPFFRGGTAQEKEKAAQTLLMRFGTISEQLGNKAFLVGEQMTIADCYLFVMLSWAAMMGVELPQPLSNHLTRMKSLPSVIKALSAEGLA from the coding sequence ATGATTCTCTACTACGCTCCCGGCGCCTGCAGCCAAGCTTCACACATCGCCCTGATCGAGGCGGAAATACCCCACCGGCTCGTCAAAGTTGGACGCGACCGGCGTACCGACGACGGCGCGGACTTCAATCTTATTAACTCCAAGGGTTATACCCCAGCGCTCGATCTGGGCGACGGTACGATCCTGACTGAGAACCTGGCCATTCTTGTCTACATCGCGGAAAAGTCGGGCAAGCTTCTGGCTAAAGGCGGTGCGGAGCGCTGGCGCGCTCTGGAAGCGACGACTTTCATGACCACCGAGATCCATCGCAACTTCATACCTTTTTTCCGTGGTGGAACCGCGCAGGAAAAGGAGAAGGCCGCACAGACACTGCTTATGCGCTTCGGCACCATCAGCGAGCAGTTGGGCAACAAAGCGTTTTTGGTGGGCGAGCAGATGACGATTGCCGACTGCTATCTGTTTGTCATGCTGTCATGGGCCGCCATGATGGGCGTCGAGTTACCTCAGCCGCTCAGCAATCATCTGACGCGGATGAAGAGCTTGCCTTCGGTGATCAAGGCGTTGAGCGCAGAAGGGCTCGCTTAG
- a CDS encoding Lrp/AsnC family transcriptional regulator — translation MMTNGALKLDRIDLRILCHLQQNSRITNVVLADAVGLSPSPCLIRVKRLEKAGYISGYGAYIRLEKLADVQIVFTEVTLSDHRREDFAKFEAYLRNVDEIIECHLVSGGYDYLLKFMTRSVVHYQSVIESLLEQNLRIEKYFSYIVIKSPFIKHHYPLEKFIQT, via the coding sequence ATGATGACTAACGGCGCGTTAAAGCTGGACCGGATCGACCTGAGAATCTTGTGTCACCTGCAGCAAAATAGCCGCATTACCAATGTAGTTCTGGCCGATGCCGTAGGTCTGTCGCCCAGCCCCTGCCTGATCCGTGTAAAGCGCCTGGAAAAGGCCGGCTACATCAGCGGATATGGCGCCTATATCAGGCTGGAAAAGCTAGCCGATGTACAGATCGTCTTTACCGAAGTAACCCTATCGGATCACCGGCGCGAAGACTTCGCCAAGTTCGAGGCCTACCTGCGCAACGTCGACGAGATCATCGAATGCCACCTGGTCAGCGGCGGCTACGACTACTTGCTCAAGTTCATGACCCGCAGCGTCGTGCATTACCAGAGCGTAATCGAATCGCTGCTGGAGCAGAACCTGCGCATCGAAAAGTATTTCAGCTACATTGTCATCAAATCGCCGTTTATCAAGCATCACTACCCACTTGAGAAGTTCATTCAGACCTAA